The region TTCGGAGGTGTGCATTTCGCCTTGTAACTGTCCTGCTCCGTTGGCATCAACATTGATCACTTTAAAGGCGATACGGTTAATGATTTGCGCTTTTAATGGGGGGGTTCCCTCCCAGCTAGCCTCTTCATTGACTGTGGAGATGGAGCGAAATTGGTCGCCTTTGGTAAATTGATAAGCGAATTCCTTGGCGCTTAGGTTAAATACGCCTAAGCAACTGGCGAAAATGAAGAGAAATCGTTTAGCTATCACATGCGGATCTATCATTGGTTATGACTCCTTGATTTGGATTTGTATTACTTGAAGTATCGGCGTAGGTGTGCTAAGATAAGAGCATCGAGATGGGTCTATCCATAAACTATTGCATATCAATATGGAGGAATTATGAAGAGAATTAGCTGGATAGTCGCTTTGGTTTGGCTGACTGGGTCATCGTGGCTCTTTGCCTCTCAGGCGTTGGTGGAGCATGCCCAATCGGCGATTCTGATGGATATGGAGTCGGGGCGGGTGCTCTACGCCTATCATGCCGATGAGGTGCGTATTCCTGCTAGCCTGACCAAGATTGTCTCGCTCTTTTTGGCCTATCAGGCCCTTGAGGCGCATACCGTTGCCTTAGATACGCCCATCACCGTGAGCGAGCGGGCTGCGCTCTATAATATGCCTGCGCGCAGTAGTTTGATGGGGATTGAACCGGGGCAACGTTTAACTTTTTATGACTTGATGTTAGGCATGGCGATTGCCAGTGGTAATGATGCATCGGTTGCGCTAGCCGAGCAGGTGAGTGGTTCGGTGGAGGCGTTTGTGCAAGCAATGAACGATTTGGTGCAAGAGCTTGGCTTAGAGCAGTCGTATTTTATCGACCCATCGGGTATCGGCAACGATAATCGCACCACCGCCTATGAGTACGCGCACATTGCCAGAGCTTACCTCAAGCGCTATCCACAAGCAATTGCACAATTGCATAGCGTGGAGCGCTTCTCTTATCCGTCTTTGCGTCAAATGAACCATGCTGGGGTGAGGCGCTACACCTTGACTTACTCTAACGCGAATAAATTGATTACTAGTTACGAGGGTGCGGATGGGTTAAAAACGGGCTACCTCGATGAATCGGGCTATAACTTGGTAGCTACGGCAAAGCGTGGTGATATGCGCCTCATCGCTGTGATTATGGGCGTAAAAGCCCCCGGTACTCAGACGGGTTCTGCCCGACGCGAGAGTGATGCCCGCGCACTCTTTGACTACGGTTTCGCTAATTATCGTTATTACAACATCAGCGAACATCCGCAATTTTATCAATATCTGCAGGTGCCGGTGCTAGGTGGAAATCGCCGAAGCACAGAACTTGCCCTAAGTGATGAAGCGCTCCTTGCCTATCCCCTGCGCGAGGATGAGTGGCAAGCTAGTAGATTGTCGCGCCAGAGTGAGAGTCTTACTGCACCCATTGCACCGCAGGTAGCCGTGGGGGAGCTTGTACTCCTTGTTGGGGATGAGCTTTGGTCTAGCCCCTTAATTACGCAGGAGAAGATCGATCGCCTACCTTTTTGGCTCTATCTTAACGATATCATCGAGCGAAAAATTCTCCAACTCTTCCAACCAAAGGAGGTTAATCTTGACAAAATAGCCTAAATTCATTAAAATAGGAGAGTTAGAGATCTTTTAAGCGAGGGGCAAGCGGTGATTGAATTAAAAAAGACGATTATTCATAATGGTCAAGAACGTAGTTGGTATCAAGTGGTTGCTCCTAGTCATGATGAGCTCCAACAGCTCTCTATCCAGCTGGGTATCGCCAAGGACGACCTTAATGATGCCGTCGACCCCGATGAGCTTTCACGCTTTGAGTGGCTCGATAACGGTGGCATGATGGCCATCGTGCGTGTGCCTGTCTATGACCCCAACCAAAAACCGCCTTATTTTACCGCGCCTTTGGGTATCATTGTTACCGATCACGCGATGCTCACCCTCTCGAACTACACCTTTTCTTTCATCGATCACAATATCCCACGCAAGATGATCATTAGCGATCGTAGTCATTTATTGTATATTTTATCAATTATTCTACGCGTTAGTTATGAATATTCACGTTGCTTGCAAGATCTTAAGCGAGTCATGGACGATACGGTCTATCAAATGCGTAAAAATATGGGTAACGACGGACTCTTTAGCTTGTTAGAGATCTCCAAGAGCTTTGTCTTTATTATGACAAGTTTAAGAGCCAACGCCGCCTTATTGGAGAAGATCCAACGGATGCGTGGATTCGTCATGGATGCCGAAGAGCAAGAACTTCACAACGACGTAACCATCGAAATGCG is a window of Entomospira culicis DNA encoding:
- a CDS encoding D-alanyl-D-alanine carboxypeptidase family protein, whose amino-acid sequence is MKRISWIVALVWLTGSSWLFASQALVEHAQSAILMDMESGRVLYAYHADEVRIPASLTKIVSLFLAYQALEAHTVALDTPITVSERAALYNMPARSSLMGIEPGQRLTFYDLMLGMAIASGNDASVALAEQVSGSVEAFVQAMNDLVQELGLEQSYFIDPSGIGNDNRTTAYEYAHIARAYLKRYPQAIAQLHSVERFSYPSLRQMNHAGVRRYTLTYSNANKLITSYEGADGLKTGYLDESGYNLVATAKRGDMRLIAVIMGVKAPGTQTGSARRESDARALFDYGFANYRYYNISEHPQFYQYLQVPVLGGNRRSTELALSDEALLAYPLREDEWQASRLSRQSESLTAPIAPQVAVGELVLLVGDELWSSPLITQEKIDRLPFWLYLNDIIERKILQLFQPKEVNLDKIA
- a CDS encoding magnesium transporter CorA family protein — protein: MIELKKTIIHNGQERSWYQVVAPSHDELQQLSIQLGIAKDDLNDAVDPDELSRFEWLDNGGMMAIVRVPVYDPNQKPPYFTAPLGIIVTDHAMLTLSNYTFSFIDHNIPRKMIISDRSHLLYILSIILRVSYEYSRCLQDLKRVMDDTVYQMRKNMGNDGLFSLLEISKSFVFIMTSLRANAALLEKIQRMRGFVMDAEEQELHNDVTIEMREAEQAVHIHIKILNSTMEXFVGVINNNLNHVMRRLTSISLLLMWPSLMASIYGMNVDLPFQNVPYAFWWVTLFTLVVEVGLFRFFRKRKLL